The Candidatus Eisenbacteria bacterium DNA segment CGCGACGATGATGATGGCGGACGACTGCAGGAAGTCGGCGGGGACGCTGACCACGTGATGCGGGACGAAGAAGCTCAGGATCATGAACAGACCGACCGCGGCCGTGATCATGAGGGGCAGCTCGCGCTTCATCGGTCTCCCCTACTGGGTCTGCAGCAGGTTGGTGAGCACGTGGATGTTGGCCGTTTCGAGGATGCAGCCGAGCAGCACCAGGATGAGGATCGTGATCTTCATGAGATCGGCGCCCTTCAACGCGCCGACCAGCTTGGGCTCCTTCGAGAGATAGGCGCTGGCGGCGTAGAGCTCCTCCCCGATCAGCGTGTAATCGCACGCCACGACGAAGAATGGGAGCTGGTGGACGTTCGCCGTCCCCGCCACCTGGATCGCGCCGGTCTGGAAGCCGGTCTCGGCCAGCAGCAGCGATTCCGCGTAGAAGGCGCCCATGAAGATGTGGGCAGCCGGGCGATCGCGCAGCATGATGCCGCCGACGGCGGCGGTATAGGCGAATTGCTCGGGCGAGACGAAACGCACGCTGTTGGGGTCGTACCCCTCGGGACGCCCGGCATGGAGGTACCCGCTCTTGACCATCTCCTCGGCGATCGTGAACGGGATCGGATAGGTGACCGGCACCACGATCGGCGTCTCGTACTTGGCGGTGAGACGCGCGACGCTCTCCAGGATCACGAGGCCGGCGACGGTCTGGATCTCGTCGATGTCGAGGATGCCGGGAACGTAGAGCACGGGACGGCCCATCTCGGTGGCGCGCCCGATGGCTTCCTCGATGGCGTCGATTCCCGGAATGCGGCGGACGAATGGAACCTTGCCCGCCTGGGCTTGGGAGATGAAGAACAGCACGAAGCCGAAGAACAGCACCATCAGGATCAGGACGCTCCACCGCGTCTGGTTGATCCACTGTGATGTGGCGCGC contains these protein-coding regions:
- a CDS encoding fibronectin type III domain-containing protein yields the protein MPQTGPRLAVRLAPFAMLVVLLASAHPVQAQGTAAPDTVLADTTAATGSDVAPAAPRPPSKLTVKDASNDAGRALELQWVRSPDDLPGQSLVTQYRLERASAPSGPWTVVDSASAGSESRADQSVTRDTDYFYRVTAVGPGGITPALSVTGPVRATSQWINQTRWSVLILMVLFFGFVLFFISQAQAGKVPFVRRIPGIDAIEEAIGRATEMGRPVLYVPGILDIDEIQTVAGLVILESVARLTAKYETPIVVPVTYPIPFTIAEEMVKSGYLHAGRPEGYDPNSVRFVSPEQFAYTAAVGGIMLRDRPAAHIFMGAFYAESLLLAETGFQTGAIQVAGTANVHQLPFFVVACDYTLIGEELYAASAYLSKEPKLVGALKGADLMKITILILVLLGCILETANIHVLTNLLQTQ